A region from the Limibacillus sp. genome encodes:
- a CDS encoding NADH:flavin oxidoreductase: VELLPAGPVVIFDDDRYYMAAVLAELCRAAGHEVALVTTGGIAASWGYYTDEAWRSNKRLIDLGVEIVTSHAVGGFDGEEAEAVCIFSGKTRALRAKSLVTVTARDARDKLYYELLEAGGEELRRVKRIGDCLQPALIAHAVHAGHRFARELDLSPEAAAARREIVEV; the protein is encoded by the coding sequence GTGTCGAGCTGCTGCCGGCGGGCCCTGTCGTGATCTTCGATGACGATCGCTACTACATGGCGGCGGTCCTGGCCGAGCTTTGCCGCGCGGCGGGCCATGAGGTGGCTCTCGTCACCACCGGCGGGATCGCGGCGTCCTGGGGCTACTACACCGACGAAGCCTGGCGCAGCAATAAGCGCTTGATCGATCTGGGCGTGGAGATCGTCACGAGCCACGCGGTCGGCGGTTTCGATGGCGAGGAAGCCGAGGCCGTCTGCATCTTCTCCGGCAAGACGCGGGCGCTGAGGGCCAAGTCCCTGGTGACCGTGACGGCCCGCGACGCCCGCGATAAACTCTATTACGAACTGCTCGAGGCGGGCGGGGAGGAACTCCGAAGGGTGAAGCGGATCGGCGACTGCTTGCAGCCGGCCCTCATCGCGCACGCGGTCCATGCAGGCCACCGCTTCGCACGCGAGCTGGACCTTTCGCCGGAGGCGGCAGCGGCGCGGCGCGAGATCGTCGAGGTCTAG
- a CDS encoding methyltransferase domain-containing protein — protein sequence MSVEHEDEYSDSLIDFLEVVWGEGYLSPGGAEEVSRILEGLDISGKELLDIGCGSGGIAIELVETYGAGHVTGIDVEGPVLKRAEERALARGLTDRLTFKKVEPGPLPFPDESFDVVFSKDSMIHIPDKEALFADVFRILRPGGWFVASDWLISHDGEPSPEMKYYVKMEELSFGMASPARYEKALAAAGFTEVALKNRNPWYREVARREREAIAGELYDAACKAAGKAVVDKNIGTWDAMLVVLESGEHCPHHLRARKPA from the coding sequence ATGAGCGTTGAACACGAGGACGAATACTCCGACTCCCTGATCGACTTTCTGGAAGTGGTCTGGGGGGAGGGTTACCTGTCGCCAGGCGGCGCGGAGGAGGTTTCGCGCATCCTTGAAGGCCTGGACATCTCCGGCAAGGAGCTGCTCGACATCGGTTGCGGGTCCGGCGGGATCGCCATCGAGCTCGTCGAGACCTACGGGGCCGGCCACGTGACGGGGATCGACGTCGAAGGTCCGGTCCTGAAGCGCGCGGAGGAGAGGGCCTTGGCCCGGGGTCTCACGGACCGCCTGACCTTCAAGAAGGTCGAGCCCGGCCCCTTGCCCTTTCCCGATGAGAGCTTCGATGTGGTCTTCTCCAAGGACTCCATGATCCACATCCCGGACAAGGAGGCGCTCTTCGCCGACGTCTTCCGCATCCTGCGGCCCGGCGGCTGGTTCGTCGCCAGCGACTGGCTGATCAGCCACGACGGCGAGCCTTCGCCCGAGATGAAGTACTACGTGAAGATGGAGGAGCTTTCCTTCGGCATGGCGTCTCCGGCGCGCTACGAGAAGGCGCTGGCGGCGGCGGGTTTCACCGAAGTCGCCCTCAAGAACCGCAATCCCTGGTACCGCGAGGTCGCCAGGCGCGAGCGCGAGGCCATCGCCGGAGAGCTCTACGATGCCGCCTGCAAGGCTGCCGGAAAAGCGGTGGTGGACAAGAACATCGGCACCTGGGACGCCATGCTCGTGGTGCTGGAGAGCGGCGAGCACTGCCCCCATCACTTGAGGGCGCGCAAGCCCGCCTGA